One Euphorbia lathyris chromosome 1, ddEupLath1.1, whole genome shotgun sequence DNA segment encodes these proteins:
- the LOC136206837 gene encoding T-complex protein 1 subunit zeta 1, with amino-acid sequence MSVRVLNPNAEVLNKSAALHMNINAAKGLQDVLKTNLGPKGTIKMLVGGAGDIKLTKDGNTLLKEMQIQNPTAIMIARTAVAQDDISGDGTTSTVIFIGELMKQSERYIDEGMHPRVLVDGFEIAKRATLQFLEKFKTPVVMGDEPDKEILKMVARTTLRTKLYEALADQLTDIVTNAVLCIRKPEEALDLFMVEIMHMRHKFDVDTRLVEGLVLDHGSRHPDMKRRAENCYILTCNVSLEYEKSEINAGFFYSNAEQREAMVTAERRQVDERVKRIIELKNKVCSENDSNFVVINQKGIDPPSLDLLARAGIIALRRAKRRNMERLVLACGGEAVNSVDDLTPDCLGWAGLVYEHILGEEKYTFVENVKNPHSCTILIKGPNDHTIAQIKDAIRDGLRAVKNTIEDEAVVLGAGAFEFAARKHLITEVKKTVKGRAQLGVEAFADALLVIPKTLAENSGLDTQDEIVNLTGEHDRDNIVGINLQTGGPLDPQMEGIFDNYSVKRQVINSGPVITSQLLLVDEVIRAGRNMRKPT; translated from the exons ATGTCTGTGCGAGTGTTGAACCCTAATGCCGAGGTTTTAAATAAATCGGCGGCGCTTCATATGAATATTAATGCAGCCAAAGGGTTGCAGGATGTCCTCAAGACTAATCTCGGCCCAAAAGGCACCATCAAGAT GCTTGTTGGTGGAGCCGGAGATATTAAGCTCACTAAGGATGGCAACACTCTTTTGAAAGAAATG CAAATTCAAAACCCAACAGCAATTATGATTGCAAGAACAGCTGTTGCCCAAGATGATATTAGTGGAGATGGTACTACTTCTACTGTGATATTTATTGGAGAGCTAATGAAACAGTCAGAGCGGTATATTGATGAAG GTATGCATCCGCGTGTTTTGGTTGATGGCTTTGAGATTGCCAAAAGAGCTACTCTCCAGTTCCTTGAAAAATTTAAGACTCCTGTAGTCATGGGTGATGAACCTGACAAAGAGATTCTAAAAATGGTTGCAAGAACAACACTTAGAACAAAG CTATATGAAGCTTTGGCAGATCAATTAACTGATATAGTAACTAATGCG GTGCTTTGCATTAGAAAGCCCGAGGAAGCTCTAGATCTGTTCATGGTGGAGATTATGCACATGCGTCATAAATTTGATGTTGATACACGGCTG GTGGAAGGGCTTGTTCTTGATCATGGATCTAGGCATCCTGACATGAAGCGGCGCGCAGAGAACTGTTACATCTTGACTTGCAATGTATCCTTGGAATATGAGAAAAG TGAAATAAATGCAGGATTTTTCTACTCAAATGCAGAGCAGAGGGAGGCAATGGTTACAGCTGAAAGGCGTCAGGTGGATGAGAGAGTGAAAAGAATCATTGAACTGAAAAACAAG GTTTGTTCTGAAAATGACAGCAATTTTGTTGTAATCAATCAAAAGGGTATTGATCCCCCATCGCTTGACCTTCTTGCTCGTGCAGGG ATAATTGCTCTTCGAAGAGCTAAGAGAAGAAATATGGAACGCCTTGTTTTAGCTTGTGGAGGGGAGGCTGTgaattctgttgatgatttaaCCCCTGACTGTCTTGGTTGGGCTGGACTGGTATATGAGCACATCCTTGGTGAAGAGAAATATACATTTGTTGAAAATGTAAAGAATCCTCATTCTTGTACTATCTTGATAAAAG GACCTAATGATCATACTATTGCCCAAATAAAGGATGCTATTCGTGATGGCCTAAGAGCTGTCAAAAACACAATAGAAGATGAAGCTGTTGTACTT GGAGCAGGGGCTTTTGAATTTGCAGCCAGAAAACACCTAATAACTGAAGTAAAGAAAACAGTCAAAGGG CGGGCTCAGCTAGGTGTTGAAGCTTTTGCTGACGCCCTTCTTGTGATTCCTAAAACACTGGCTGAGAATTCTGGGCTCGATACCCAAGATGAGATTGTTAATCTCACG GGAGAGCATGACAGGGATAATATTGTGGGAATAAACCTACAAACAGGAGGGCCGCTTGACCCTCAGATGGAGGGCATCTTTGACAATTACAGTGTTAAACGCCAAGTCATAAACTCAGG